In Carya illinoinensis cultivar Pawnee chromosome 9, C.illinoinensisPawnee_v1, whole genome shotgun sequence, the following are encoded in one genomic region:
- the LOC122275735 gene encoding G-type lectin S-receptor-like serine/threonine-protein kinase At4g27290 isoform X3, which yields MKLLLSICLCFISISFALDTLSPSTTLRDDGQTLVSTGEAFELGFFTPFDSKNRYIGIWFKNIQQQTVVWVANKNSPLTDSSGVLSIDSTGNIFIHGNQSAMAIWSSNSSASNPILQLLNTGNLVLKDGTDDASYAWQSFDHPCDTLLPGMKLGWNLMTKQNWFLTSWKSLQDPASGDFTYKIEPFGLPQISLRKGSQIQFRSGTWDGVRFGGEPRLQENPVFKPIFVLNTSYIYYSFENIDSSVISRFVVNQSGLIEHLTWSDRGEWMNIANMQKDECDMYGHCGSYGICNINKSPVCQCPTGFTPQVPEDWNVMDWSDGCIKKTPLNCGENEGFQKFSRLKLPDSSQLWKNGTVLSLKECKSACLRDCSCVAYAVTDASGCVVWFGDLIDIREYNEVGQDLYIRMAASDLESNNNDKRTVVIVSVSVVIGVLVLLASVSSFFIWKRTSRRIEAQQLGVNNVSLDYNTSAAEEDQALPLFDIYAIATATNNFSFTNKIGEGGFGPVYKGVLPTGQQIAVKRLSKESGQGLKEFKNEVVLIAKLQHRNLVRLLGCSIHGEDKMLVYEYMANRSLDLYIFNQTRGTALDWGKRFDIILGIARGLLYLHRDSRLRIIHRDLKASNILLDSEMNPKISDFGLARTFGGDQTEANTSRVIGT from the exons ATGAAGCTCCTACTTTCCATTTGCTTGTGCTTCATCTCTATTTCCTTTGCATTAGACACCTTATCTCCGAGCACAACTCTCAGAGACGACGGTCAAACTCTCGTTTCCACAGGCGAAGCATTCGAATTAGGCTTCTTCACTCCCTTCGATTCCAAAAACCGTTACATCGGAATCTGGTTCAAGAACATTCAACAACAAACGGTCGTTTGGGTTGCCAATAAAAACAGCCCACTCACAGACTCCTCAGGTGTCCTCTCGATCGATTCCACAGGAAACATATTCATACATGGAAACCAGTCCGCCATGGCCATTTGGTCTTCAAATTCTTCAGCCAGCAATCCTATCTTGCAACTCCTGAACACAGGAAACCTTGTGCTAAAAGATGGTACCGATGATGCAAGCTATGCTTGGCAGAGCTTCGATCATCCCTGCGATACGTTGTTACCGGGCATGAAGCTTGGATGGAACCTAATGACAAAGCAGAACTGGTTTCTGACTTCCTGGAAGAGTCTTCAAGACCCAGCCTCTGGAGACTTCACCTACAAAATAGAACCTTTTGGTCTTCCACAGATCTCTCTTCGCAAAGGATCCCAGATTCAATTCAGAAGCGGGACCTGGGATGGTGTTCGTTTCGGCGGGGAGCCTCGGCTCCAAGAAAACCCTGTCTTCAAACCCATCTTCGTTCTCAACACGAGTTATATCTACTATTCCTTTGAAAACATCGATAGTTCTGTAATTTCAAGGTTCGTGGTCAACCAATCGGGCTTGATCGAACACCTCACATGGAGCGACCGCGGAGAGTGGATGAATATAGCCAATATGCAGAAAGATGAGTGCGATATGTATGGACACTGTGGTTCTTATGGCATTTGCAACATTAACAAGTCTCCTGTTTGCCAATGCCCAACTGGGTTCACTCCACAAGTACCGGAAGACTGGAACGTGATGGATTGGTCGGACGGATGCATAAAAAAGACGCCGCTGAACTGTGGTGAAAACGAGGGGTTCCAGAAGTTTTCAAGGCTCAAGTTACCGGATTCTTCACAGCTTTGGAAAAACGGGACGGTTTTAAGCCTTAAGGAATGTAAAAGTGCTTGTTTGAGAGACTGCTCGTGTGTGGCTTATGCCGTAACTGATGCCAGTGGCTGCGTGGTTTGGTTCGGAGACTTGATTGATATCAGAGAGTATAATGAAGTTGGGCAAGATTTGTATATTCGGATGGCTGCTTCTGATCTGG AATCCAATAACAACGACAAACGCACGGTGGTGATAGTGTCAGTATCCGTAGTAATTGGAGTACTGGTTCTGTTGGCCTCAGTCAGCTCGTTTTTCATTTGGAAGAGGACCTCCCGCAGAATCGAAG CTCAGCAACTGGGAGTAAATAATGTGAGTCTAGATTACAATACTAGTGCTGCCGAGGAGGACCAAGCGCTACCTCTATTTGATATTTATGCTATTGCAACAGCCACTAACAACTTCTCTTTCACGAATAAGATTGGTGAGGGAGGTTTTGGTCCTGTTTACAAG GGTGTGCTCCCAACTGGACAACAAATAGCAGTGAAGAGGCTGTCCAAAGAATCAGGACAAGGCCTCAAAGAGTTCAAGAATGAGGTTGTCTTGATCGCGAAACTTCAGCACCGAAATCTTGTTAGGCTCTTGGGATGTAGTATTCATGGAGAAGATAAGATGTTGGTCTATGAATACATGGCAAACAGAAgtttagatttatatatattca ATCAAACAAGAGGTACTGCACTTGACTGGGGGAAGCGCTTTGACATTATACTAGGGATTGCTCGAGGACTTCTTTATCTTCATCGCGATTCAAGGCTAAGAATCATTCATAGGGATCTTAAGGCTAGTAATATTCtcttagatagtgagatgaatCCAAAGATATCAGACTTTGGCTTGGCAAGAACGTTTGGAGGTGATCAAACTGAAGCAAATACAAGCAGGGTCATTGGAACATA A
- the LOC122275735 gene encoding G-type lectin S-receptor-like serine/threonine-protein kinase At4g27290 isoform X1 has protein sequence MKLLLSICLCFISISFALDTLSPSTTLRDDGQTLVSTGEAFELGFFTPFDSKNRYIGIWFKNIQQQTVVWVANKNSPLTDSSGVLSIDSTGNIFIHGNQSAMAIWSSNSSASNPILQLLNTGNLVLKDGTDDASYAWQSFDHPCDTLLPGMKLGWNLMTKQNWFLTSWKSLQDPASGDFTYKIEPFGLPQISLRKGSQIQFRSGTWDGVRFGGEPRLQENPVFKPIFVLNTSYIYYSFENIDSSVISRFVVNQSGLIEHLTWSDRGEWMNIANMQKDECDMYGHCGSYGICNINKSPVCQCPTGFTPQVPEDWNVMDWSDGCIKKTPLNCGENEGFQKFSRLKLPDSSQLWKNGTVLSLKECKSACLRDCSCVAYAVTDASGCVVWFGDLIDIREYNEVGQDLYIRMAASDLESNNNDKRTVVIVSVSVVIGVLVLLASVSSFFIWKRTSRRIEAQQLGVNNVSLDYNTSAAEEDQALPLFDIYAIATATNNFSFTNKIGEGGFGPVYKGVLPTGQQIAVKRLSKESGQGLKEFKNEVVLIAKLQHRNLVRLLGCSIHGEDKMLVYEYMANRSLDLYIFNQTRGTALDWGKRFDIILGIARGLLYLHRDSRLRIIHRDLKASNILLDSEMNPKISDFGLARTFGGDQTEANTSRVIGTYGYMSPEYAIDGLFSIKSDVFSFGVLVLEIVSGQKNRGFYHPDHDFNLLGHAWKLWNEGRILDVMDALMEKPLPESEILRSIQVGLLCVQQQPEDRPTMPSVLMMLDGENDSLLQPKQPGFYTERYLTEADSSSTRKKPQTTNEITITMLQGR, from the exons ATGAAGCTCCTACTTTCCATTTGCTTGTGCTTCATCTCTATTTCCTTTGCATTAGACACCTTATCTCCGAGCACAACTCTCAGAGACGACGGTCAAACTCTCGTTTCCACAGGCGAAGCATTCGAATTAGGCTTCTTCACTCCCTTCGATTCCAAAAACCGTTACATCGGAATCTGGTTCAAGAACATTCAACAACAAACGGTCGTTTGGGTTGCCAATAAAAACAGCCCACTCACAGACTCCTCAGGTGTCCTCTCGATCGATTCCACAGGAAACATATTCATACATGGAAACCAGTCCGCCATGGCCATTTGGTCTTCAAATTCTTCAGCCAGCAATCCTATCTTGCAACTCCTGAACACAGGAAACCTTGTGCTAAAAGATGGTACCGATGATGCAAGCTATGCTTGGCAGAGCTTCGATCATCCCTGCGATACGTTGTTACCGGGCATGAAGCTTGGATGGAACCTAATGACAAAGCAGAACTGGTTTCTGACTTCCTGGAAGAGTCTTCAAGACCCAGCCTCTGGAGACTTCACCTACAAAATAGAACCTTTTGGTCTTCCACAGATCTCTCTTCGCAAAGGATCCCAGATTCAATTCAGAAGCGGGACCTGGGATGGTGTTCGTTTCGGCGGGGAGCCTCGGCTCCAAGAAAACCCTGTCTTCAAACCCATCTTCGTTCTCAACACGAGTTATATCTACTATTCCTTTGAAAACATCGATAGTTCTGTAATTTCAAGGTTCGTGGTCAACCAATCGGGCTTGATCGAACACCTCACATGGAGCGACCGCGGAGAGTGGATGAATATAGCCAATATGCAGAAAGATGAGTGCGATATGTATGGACACTGTGGTTCTTATGGCATTTGCAACATTAACAAGTCTCCTGTTTGCCAATGCCCAACTGGGTTCACTCCACAAGTACCGGAAGACTGGAACGTGATGGATTGGTCGGACGGATGCATAAAAAAGACGCCGCTGAACTGTGGTGAAAACGAGGGGTTCCAGAAGTTTTCAAGGCTCAAGTTACCGGATTCTTCACAGCTTTGGAAAAACGGGACGGTTTTAAGCCTTAAGGAATGTAAAAGTGCTTGTTTGAGAGACTGCTCGTGTGTGGCTTATGCCGTAACTGATGCCAGTGGCTGCGTGGTTTGGTTCGGAGACTTGATTGATATCAGAGAGTATAATGAAGTTGGGCAAGATTTGTATATTCGGATGGCTGCTTCTGATCTGG AATCCAATAACAACGACAAACGCACGGTGGTGATAGTGTCAGTATCCGTAGTAATTGGAGTACTGGTTCTGTTGGCCTCAGTCAGCTCGTTTTTCATTTGGAAGAGGACCTCCCGCAGAATCGAAG CTCAGCAACTGGGAGTAAATAATGTGAGTCTAGATTACAATACTAGTGCTGCCGAGGAGGACCAAGCGCTACCTCTATTTGATATTTATGCTATTGCAACAGCCACTAACAACTTCTCTTTCACGAATAAGATTGGTGAGGGAGGTTTTGGTCCTGTTTACAAG GGTGTGCTCCCAACTGGACAACAAATAGCAGTGAAGAGGCTGTCCAAAGAATCAGGACAAGGCCTCAAAGAGTTCAAGAATGAGGTTGTCTTGATCGCGAAACTTCAGCACCGAAATCTTGTTAGGCTCTTGGGATGTAGTATTCATGGAGAAGATAAGATGTTGGTCTATGAATACATGGCAAACAGAAgtttagatttatatatattca ATCAAACAAGAGGTACTGCACTTGACTGGGGGAAGCGCTTTGACATTATACTAGGGATTGCTCGAGGACTTCTTTATCTTCATCGCGATTCAAGGCTAAGAATCATTCATAGGGATCTTAAGGCTAGTAATATTCtcttagatagtgagatgaatCCAAAGATATCAGACTTTGGCTTGGCAAGAACGTTTGGAGGTGATCAAACTGAAGCAAATACAAGCAGGGTCATTGGAACATA TGGCTATATGTCTCCAGAGTACGCCATAGACGGACTCTTTTCGATAAAGTCTGATGTGTTTAGCTTTGGGGTCTTAGTTTTAGAGATAGTCAGCGGACAGAAGAACAGAGGATTTTATCATCCTGATCATGACTTCAACCTTTTAGGACAT GCATGGAAATTATGGAATGAAGGCAGAATCCTGGACGTAATGGATGCTCTGATGGAGAAGCCGCTTCCGGAATCAGAAATCTTGCGAAGTATTCAAGTCGGCCTGTTGTGTGTGCAACAACAACCTGAAGACAGACCCACAATGCCCTCTGTTCTTATGATGTTGGATGGTGAGAATGATTCTCTACTCCAACCTAAACAACCTGGATTTTACACAGAAAGATATCTTACAGAGGCTGATTCATCATCGACGAGGAAAAAGCCACAAACTACAAATGAAATAACTATAACAATGTTACAGGGCAGATAG
- the LOC122275735 gene encoding G-type lectin S-receptor-like serine/threonine-protein kinase At4g27290 isoform X2 has protein sequence MKLLLSICLCFISISFALDTLSPSTTLRDDGQTLVSTGEAFELGFFTPFDSKNRYIGIWFKNIQQQTVVWVANKNSPLTDSSGVLSIDSTGNIFIHGNQSAMAIWSSNSSASNPILQLLNTGNLVLKDGTDDASYAWQSFDHPCDTLLPGMKLGWNLMTKQNWFLTSWKSLQDPASGDFTYKIEPFGLPQISLRKGSQIQFRSGTWDGVRFGGEPRLQENPVFKPIFVLNTSYIYYSFENIDSSVISRFVVNQSGLIEHLTWSDRGEWMNIANMQKDECDMYGHCGSYGICNINKSPVCQCPTGFTPQVPEDWNVMDWSDGCIKKTPLNCGENEGFQKFSRLKLPDSSQLWKNGTVLSLKECKSACLRDCSCVAYAVTDASGCVVWFGDLIDIREYNEVGQDLYIRMAASDLAQQLGVNNVSLDYNTSAAEEDQALPLFDIYAIATATNNFSFTNKIGEGGFGPVYKGVLPTGQQIAVKRLSKESGQGLKEFKNEVVLIAKLQHRNLVRLLGCSIHGEDKMLVYEYMANRSLDLYIFNQTRGTALDWGKRFDIILGIARGLLYLHRDSRLRIIHRDLKASNILLDSEMNPKISDFGLARTFGGDQTEANTSRVIGTYGYMSPEYAIDGLFSIKSDVFSFGVLVLEIVSGQKNRGFYHPDHDFNLLGHAWKLWNEGRILDVMDALMEKPLPESEILRSIQVGLLCVQQQPEDRPTMPSVLMMLDGENDSLLQPKQPGFYTERYLTEADSSSTRKKPQTTNEITITMLQGR, from the exons ATGAAGCTCCTACTTTCCATTTGCTTGTGCTTCATCTCTATTTCCTTTGCATTAGACACCTTATCTCCGAGCACAACTCTCAGAGACGACGGTCAAACTCTCGTTTCCACAGGCGAAGCATTCGAATTAGGCTTCTTCACTCCCTTCGATTCCAAAAACCGTTACATCGGAATCTGGTTCAAGAACATTCAACAACAAACGGTCGTTTGGGTTGCCAATAAAAACAGCCCACTCACAGACTCCTCAGGTGTCCTCTCGATCGATTCCACAGGAAACATATTCATACATGGAAACCAGTCCGCCATGGCCATTTGGTCTTCAAATTCTTCAGCCAGCAATCCTATCTTGCAACTCCTGAACACAGGAAACCTTGTGCTAAAAGATGGTACCGATGATGCAAGCTATGCTTGGCAGAGCTTCGATCATCCCTGCGATACGTTGTTACCGGGCATGAAGCTTGGATGGAACCTAATGACAAAGCAGAACTGGTTTCTGACTTCCTGGAAGAGTCTTCAAGACCCAGCCTCTGGAGACTTCACCTACAAAATAGAACCTTTTGGTCTTCCACAGATCTCTCTTCGCAAAGGATCCCAGATTCAATTCAGAAGCGGGACCTGGGATGGTGTTCGTTTCGGCGGGGAGCCTCGGCTCCAAGAAAACCCTGTCTTCAAACCCATCTTCGTTCTCAACACGAGTTATATCTACTATTCCTTTGAAAACATCGATAGTTCTGTAATTTCAAGGTTCGTGGTCAACCAATCGGGCTTGATCGAACACCTCACATGGAGCGACCGCGGAGAGTGGATGAATATAGCCAATATGCAGAAAGATGAGTGCGATATGTATGGACACTGTGGTTCTTATGGCATTTGCAACATTAACAAGTCTCCTGTTTGCCAATGCCCAACTGGGTTCACTCCACAAGTACCGGAAGACTGGAACGTGATGGATTGGTCGGACGGATGCATAAAAAAGACGCCGCTGAACTGTGGTGAAAACGAGGGGTTCCAGAAGTTTTCAAGGCTCAAGTTACCGGATTCTTCACAGCTTTGGAAAAACGGGACGGTTTTAAGCCTTAAGGAATGTAAAAGTGCTTGTTTGAGAGACTGCTCGTGTGTGGCTTATGCCGTAACTGATGCCAGTGGCTGCGTGGTTTGGTTCGGAGACTTGATTGATATCAGAGAGTATAATGAAGTTGGGCAAGATTTGTATATTCGGATGGCTGCTTCTGATCTGG CTCAGCAACTGGGAGTAAATAATGTGAGTCTAGATTACAATACTAGTGCTGCCGAGGAGGACCAAGCGCTACCTCTATTTGATATTTATGCTATTGCAACAGCCACTAACAACTTCTCTTTCACGAATAAGATTGGTGAGGGAGGTTTTGGTCCTGTTTACAAG GGTGTGCTCCCAACTGGACAACAAATAGCAGTGAAGAGGCTGTCCAAAGAATCAGGACAAGGCCTCAAAGAGTTCAAGAATGAGGTTGTCTTGATCGCGAAACTTCAGCACCGAAATCTTGTTAGGCTCTTGGGATGTAGTATTCATGGAGAAGATAAGATGTTGGTCTATGAATACATGGCAAACAGAAgtttagatttatatatattca ATCAAACAAGAGGTACTGCACTTGACTGGGGGAAGCGCTTTGACATTATACTAGGGATTGCTCGAGGACTTCTTTATCTTCATCGCGATTCAAGGCTAAGAATCATTCATAGGGATCTTAAGGCTAGTAATATTCtcttagatagtgagatgaatCCAAAGATATCAGACTTTGGCTTGGCAAGAACGTTTGGAGGTGATCAAACTGAAGCAAATACAAGCAGGGTCATTGGAACATA TGGCTATATGTCTCCAGAGTACGCCATAGACGGACTCTTTTCGATAAAGTCTGATGTGTTTAGCTTTGGGGTCTTAGTTTTAGAGATAGTCAGCGGACAGAAGAACAGAGGATTTTATCATCCTGATCATGACTTCAACCTTTTAGGACAT GCATGGAAATTATGGAATGAAGGCAGAATCCTGGACGTAATGGATGCTCTGATGGAGAAGCCGCTTCCGGAATCAGAAATCTTGCGAAGTATTCAAGTCGGCCTGTTGTGTGTGCAACAACAACCTGAAGACAGACCCACAATGCCCTCTGTTCTTATGATGTTGGATGGTGAGAATGATTCTCTACTCCAACCTAAACAACCTGGATTTTACACAGAAAGATATCTTACAGAGGCTGATTCATCATCGACGAGGAAAAAGCCACAAACTACAAATGAAATAACTATAACAATGTTACAGGGCAGATAG